In Burkholderia contaminans, the following proteins share a genomic window:
- a CDS encoding aldehyde dehydrogenase, with the protein MNKLTLADWQDKAASLEIEGRAFIDGALRDAHGGKTFDCVSPIDGRVLVKVADCGEADVNAAVAAARRAFDAGVWAGLNPRARKAVLLRWAALMREHLDELSLLETLDAGKPIGDTTTVDVPGAAYCVEWFAEAIDKVGGEVAPADHHLVGLVTREPVGVVAAVVPWNFPILMAAWKFGPALAAGNSVVLKPSEKSPLTAIRVAQLAVEAGMPAGVFNVVPGAGEPGKLLALHRDVDCIAFTGSTAVGKLIMQYAAQSNLKRAWLELGGKSPNIVLPDCPDLDRAAQAAAGAIFYNMGEMCTAGSRLLVHRDIKDAFIEKLVAAARAYVPGNPLDPSVSMGAIVDGIQLERVLGYIEAGRSEGRLVTGGARVKAETGGFYVEPTVFEVKPDAKIAREEIFGPVLSVIVFDDVDEAVRIANDTEYGLAAAVWTSNLTTAHDVSRRLRAGTVWVNCYDEGGDMNFPFGGYKQSGNGRDKSLHALEKYTELKSTLIRLR; encoded by the coding sequence ATGAACAAGTTGACTTTGGCTGACTGGCAGGACAAGGCGGCGTCGCTCGAGATCGAAGGGCGCGCATTCATCGACGGCGCGTTGCGCGACGCGCACGGCGGCAAGACGTTCGACTGCGTGAGCCCGATCGACGGCCGCGTGCTCGTGAAGGTCGCGGATTGCGGCGAAGCCGACGTGAACGCGGCCGTTGCTGCCGCGCGCCGTGCGTTCGACGCAGGCGTGTGGGCCGGACTGAACCCGCGTGCGCGCAAGGCCGTGCTGCTGCGCTGGGCCGCGCTGATGCGCGAGCATCTCGACGAGCTGTCGCTGCTCGAAACGCTCGACGCCGGCAAGCCGATCGGCGACACGACGACGGTCGACGTGCCGGGCGCCGCGTATTGCGTCGAATGGTTCGCGGAAGCGATCGACAAGGTCGGTGGCGAGGTTGCGCCGGCCGATCATCATCTCGTCGGTCTCGTCACGCGCGAGCCGGTCGGTGTGGTGGCCGCCGTCGTGCCGTGGAACTTCCCGATCCTGATGGCCGCGTGGAAATTCGGCCCCGCGCTCGCGGCGGGCAACAGCGTCGTGCTGAAGCCGTCGGAGAAATCGCCGCTGACCGCGATCCGTGTCGCGCAGCTCGCGGTCGAGGCCGGCATGCCGGCCGGCGTGTTCAACGTCGTGCCGGGCGCGGGCGAGCCGGGCAAGCTGCTTGCGCTGCATCGCGACGTCGACTGCATCGCGTTCACGGGCTCGACGGCGGTCGGCAAGCTGATCATGCAGTACGCCGCGCAGTCGAACCTGAAGCGCGCGTGGCTCGAACTCGGCGGCAAGTCGCCGAACATCGTGCTGCCCGATTGCCCCGATCTCGACCGCGCGGCGCAGGCGGCTGCCGGCGCGATCTTCTACAACATGGGCGAGATGTGCACGGCGGGTTCGCGGCTGCTCGTGCATCGTGACATCAAGGACGCGTTCATCGAGAAGCTCGTCGCGGCCGCGCGCGCGTACGTGCCCGGCAATCCGCTCGACCCGTCGGTGTCGATGGGCGCGATCGTCGACGGCATCCAGCTCGAGCGGGTGCTCGGCTATATCGAAGCCGGGCGCAGCGAAGGCCGGCTCGTCACGGGCGGTGCGCGCGTGAAGGCGGAAACGGGCGGCTTCTACGTGGAGCCGACGGTGTTCGAGGTGAAGCCCGATGCGAAGATCGCGCGCGAGGAGATCTTCGGGCCCGTGCTGTCGGTGATCGTGTTCGACGACGTCGACGAGGCCGTGCGGATCGCGAACGACACCGAATACGGGCTGGCCGCAGCCGTGTGGACGTCGAACCTGACGACCGCGCACGACGTGTCGCGCCGGCTGCGTGCGGGCACCGTCTGGGTGAACTGCTACGACGAGGGCGGCGACATGAACTTCCCGTTCGGCGGCTACAAGCAGTCGGGCAACGGCCGCGACAAGTCGCTGCATGCGCTCGAGAAATACACCGAGCTGAAGTCGACGCTGATCCGATTGCGCTGA
- a CDS encoding heavy-metal-associated domain-containing protein — MEFEVQDMTCGGCANAITRAVTAADPAAKLDIDVAAKIVKVESAQGAERVQSIIEAAGFHPALRAA, encoded by the coding sequence ATGGAATTCGAAGTCCAGGACATGACCTGCGGCGGCTGCGCCAACGCGATCACGCGCGCGGTGACGGCCGCCGATCCCGCCGCGAAGCTCGACATCGACGTCGCGGCGAAGATCGTCAAGGTCGAATCGGCGCAAGGCGCCGAGCGCGTGCAGTCGATCATCGAGGCCGCCGGCTTCCACCCCGCGCTGCGCGCCGCATAA
- a CDS encoding cupin domain-containing protein, producing the protein MSTEVAERLRFVRNKQGLSQRELAKRAGVTNGTISLIEQGRVSPSVGSLKKLLECIPMSLAEFFTFELIESRAVVSRRDEMPNLGNDTLAFHLVGASMKDRNMCILREIYQPQADTGPEMLVHAGHEGGVVVSGRLELTVDGATWLLDPGDGYYFESRLPHRFRNPSADLICEVVSANSPATF; encoded by the coding sequence ATGTCCACCGAAGTCGCCGAGCGCCTGCGTTTCGTGCGCAACAAGCAGGGCCTGTCGCAGCGCGAACTCGCGAAGCGGGCCGGCGTGACCAACGGCACGATCTCGCTGATCGAACAGGGCCGCGTGAGCCCGTCGGTCGGTTCGCTGAAGAAGCTGCTCGAATGCATCCCGATGAGTCTCGCGGAGTTCTTCACGTTCGAGCTGATCGAGTCGCGCGCGGTCGTGTCGCGTCGCGACGAGATGCCGAACCTCGGCAACGACACGCTCGCGTTTCACCTGGTCGGCGCGAGCATGAAGGACCGCAACATGTGCATCCTGCGCGAGATCTATCAGCCGCAGGCCGATACGGGGCCCGAGATGCTCGTGCACGCGGGGCACGAGGGCGGTGTCGTCGTGTCGGGGCGGCTCGAGCTGACCGTCGACGGCGCAACGTGGCTGCTCGACCCCGGAGACGGCTACTACTTCGAAAGCCGTTTGCCGCACCGTTTTCGCAATCCCAGCGCGGACCTGATCTGCGAGGTCGTCTCGGCCAATTCGCCGGCGACCTTCTGA